TACTGCGTAGATTGCATTGTCCATTTTTCCTGGGATGCGCCCGGCGATGCCTTCGGTTTCAAACTGCTGCCACAGCTTGCCACAGTCGCGGCTCGACTGCTCATCATGGTTTGTGGTTTGGCCCGGAAGGGCCAGACCGATCAATTTGAATGCGTCAAGTTGCAGGATGGTTTCCATCGACTTTGGAGAGGTGCTTGGATGCGATTTCTGGATCGCGTGAGTCTGCAAACACAAAATGAAGCCTGAGAAGGTGCAACCCCAAACTGCCCCATTGCGCTACCATGCGTCAGAATCTCCACATCGCATCCAAATGGCCAACCAGCCGTCAATCCTCGAGAAGTGATTGAATGTCTTCGAAACGAAGCCGGGCACTCAGGCTGGCACTTTCGTCAAAGAGCGCGTCAAGCAAACCCCGTTTTTCCTGCTGCATCAGCTGTACCTTTTCTTCGACCGTGCCACTGACAATGAGGCGGATTGCGGTAACGGTGCGCGTCTGCCCGATACGGTGAGCGCGGTCCGTCGCCTGCGCCTCGACGGCAGGGTTCCACCAGGGGTCAAAATGCACAACAACATCCGCACCCGTGAGATTGAGTCCTGTGCCCCCTGCCTTGAGCGAAATCAGGAACACAGGGATCCGAGAATCCGCATTGAAGCGGTCGGCCTCTGCGAGGCGATCCCTCGTACTGCCGTCGATGTAGGCGTAGGGCAGATCCAGCTGCTCCAGTTCCTGCTTGAGCAGTTGCAGTGCACTAACGAACTGGGAAAACACGAGCATGCGGTGTCCACCATCAATGGACTCCTGCAGCAGCTCCCGAAACGCAGCTAGCTTGCACGACATCGATGCATCCAGCGATGCGTCAACCAGGCGTGGGTCGGCGCAGACCTGACGCAGTCGCAGCAGCTCCGTGAATGCCGCCATCTTGAGTTGCCCCTGCGACACTCCGCCCATTTGCAGACGGTCAAGCGTCTGCGAGGACGATTTGCGGATGCGATCATAGAGTGAGCGCTGTTCCGGCTCCATGTCACAATAGAGCACCTGCTCCAGTTTCTCGGGCAGTTCGGGTGCCACCTGTGTTTTGGTGCGCCGCAGGATGTAGTGGGCGCAACGCTCACGCATGCGTTCCATGTGCCACTGTCGATCTGCGGACTTCCCGCGTGGGTTTGCAGTGGAGTTCAAATAGCCGGGCATGAGGAACTCAAAGAGCGAAAAGAGGTCGTCAACACTGTTTTCAATCGGTGTTCCGGTCAGCAGAAAACGCCCGTCACACCGAAGTTGCTTGAGCGAACGGGCATGCTGGGTGCGACGGTTTTTGATGTGCTGTGCCTCATCTCCGATCACAATGGACCAGTTCACTCCAGCAAATCCAGCCCTATCGATGGCGAGGGTGGAATAGGAGGTCACGACAACATCATAGGGAGCCGTCCACCCGTCAGTGGTTGCACTACGGGCCGCGCCATGGTGGCACGCTGTGCGCAGCCAGGGCGCAAACTGGCGAAGCTCGCGCATCCAGTTGCCCACGAGTCCGGCCGGACAAACCACCAGCGCAGGTGCTGCAGACTCCTGCGAAGCGATCACCGACAACAGCGCGATGGCCTGGATGGTTTTCCCCAGGCCCATTTCATCGGCGAGGATGCCACCCAACTGGTGACGGTAGAGGTGGTGCATCCAGGCCACACCGATTTTCTGGTAGAGTCGCAAGCGATCATAGAGCTGCCCAGGAACCGGAGCCTCTTCAAGTTTCGACAGGTTGCGGATCGCCGCGCTGCGGGAAGTCCACTGCTCCGGTGCCGCGTAGTTGAGGCCGGAGTCCTCAAGCAGCGCCTGCCAGTCACAGGCGTCGGAATTTCCACCGCGAACTGCAAATCCGATGATAGACTCCGCTGCAGGGTCACCAGTCAAGCGCTTGACGAGCAACTCCAGCTGCTTCAGTCGCTCCGGCTGGAGCAGCCACACGTTGGCATCGGACTCGAGATAGCAGCGCCCACGCGCGAGCTGTTGCCGCAAGGATGCCTCGGATATCCCTTCACTAGCGGTGATGCGAAGTTCCACCCCGTTGCCCAGCTCGATCACCTCCGCAGTCATTTCCAAAAACCGCACGTTCCGCAGACGCTCCGAAAAATTGCTGCTGAACTGCGCCTGAAACGCAGTGCGAAAACGTTCCCAGTGCTCAGCGAGAAAGTTCAACACGTGGTGTCGGTCGCGCAACCACCACTTCCCATTGCTCGGCTCAAGCCGAAAACGCCAGGCCTGCAGCAGGGCATGAATTTCAGAATAGGAAGGATCTTCACGCGAGGGAAGTGTCACTGCCAAAAAATGAGGAGAACCATCAACCTGGACGCGTTGCAGTCCGGCAGTGGATCGGTTTAGACGATCCGTGCGACGCGCATTCCCAGAGGCGGTGGAAGGTGCAACGGCACTTTGCATGCCTGGACCGTGCTGCACCCTGCTCTCAGACCCTGCTTCCCTGGGTTCCCGCAGGTGCAGGTGCACCCCATCAAGTTCGTCGCCCTTCCACGGGATCGCCTGCTCGCGCTCTTTCAGCCAGGCGACAACGGGTTGGCCAGCAACACAGCTGAGCAGATCCCGCAGCTGCGCACGCGTCAGCTGCAGCATGGAGTGTAGCTTGCCACCACAAAGCGATTCCACCATGCCCGCAAGGGCCTGATCCCATACAGCAAGCTGATACGCCTTGCCACGGTCGATCTGCTGCAGCAGGCAAGTCACGCCGGAAGCCAGCTCAAACTCGATGCGAACGGCGATTCGATCCTGCGGGGCGGCCCTCGCAAGGTTGGGAGGCAGCAAGATTCGGAATCGTGCGGAAATGCCCTTGCTTTCGGAGAGCACCAGGGATTGCACGGAGTGGGGTTTTGGGGTCGAGCCCTCCCCACCCTCACTGGCCTGGGCAGTCATTTCGGTGGGTTCTGCCTGCGTCGGTGTTTCCATGCTCGCCAGGCAGAGTGCAATGGCATGAGCGCAAACACTGCCCCGTCGACCTGTAGCACAGTTGCAGCGGTTCTCTGCAAAGGTGAGGGAGCGCAGATTCAGTCGAGGAAAAAACGATGTTCCGGCTCCGGCAACCTCACCTTTCAAGAGCTTATCCTGCCATTCAAAGTGTTTCACCCGACCCGCTTCATGCAGGACCCTTGCCTCCTTGAGCACGGACCAGCCCGCCAAATCCACCAACACATCCCTGTTCAGCTCCACCTTCACGCCTCATGCAGCAATATCCACCCAGTCGGTTCAACGTTTTTTTACCTGCACTACGACCATTCAGCCGAAATCTGTAAAAGTTCAGTTAATGAAAACACAACGGGAAAACCACCTAAAGCCCTCCCATCGACTACCGATATTCAGGTAAATTAACACCCACTCAAGAGTCAGAGTTACCGCTCCGGTGCTCTGACTGCTTTTTGGGAGAACTCACTACAAGGGGAACATGAAACAACGCTTCATTCAACGCCTGAGCCTGCTCAGCGCAACCGCAGCCATCTGCTTGACCACTCACGCGGTCGACATGGAAAATGTCTACATCAACGGATTCATCAGTCAGGGTTATCTGAAATCTTCGGATAATCGCCTGATGGGAGATACGGACGATGGTACCTGGGAATTCAACGAAGCCGCCATCAGCGTGAAGGCACTGCTCGCCGACAACCTGTCCGCAGGCATCCAGCTGATGAGTCGCGACTTCGGCAATTCCGGAAACAATGAACTCAAAGTGGACTGGGCTTTCCTGGACTATCGCCTCAACGACAGCGTCGGTGTGCGCGTTGGTAAGTTCAAGAAGCCGGAAGGCATCTACAATTCGATTCGCGATGCAGATGCGGTTCGCACGTCCATCCTGCTTCCACAGGGCATTTACAACGAACGGGTGCGCGACATCAACATCGCCATTCAGGGCGTCGGTCTGTATGGATTTGCGGATCTGGCAGGTGCAGGGTCACTGGACTATGTCATCTATCTCGGCAACCAACCGGTGGATAAAAACGAACCCATCATCAAGGATGCTCTGCTAGCAGGATTCTACGGTATCACCAATGGTGGCAGCATTGAGTTCAAATACTCAGCGGGAACCCAATTGTTCTGGAACACTCCGATTACCGGTTTCCGTCTGGGAGCGTCTATGAACACCGCCCTCATCGAAATCAACGGAACCAATCAGGCCTATCCCTGGTTCCAATCCAGCATTACCGAGGAAGAACTCAAGGTACCCCTCAAGTACATCCTTTCTGCGGAATACCAGCGCGAGAACTGGACCTTCACTGCCGAGTACATGATTGAACCCATCGAAGCGAAAAACTCTCCCATCGGAGGCACCCCCACACCCATGGGTTTCCCCTCAGGCGGTGAGTATGACATCGAGACCGAAAGTTACTACGTGCAACTCACCTACCAACTTTCAGAAAAATGGCAGATCGGCAGCTACTACTCCTGGTCCTACGGTAGCGCAAATGGGATTCTGGATCGCAACAATCCGGCCCAACACCTCAAGGACTGGGCCTTGAGCGCGAAGCACGCCATCAATGAATGGTGGGTCGTCAAGGCAGAGTTCCATCTCTTTCAGGGATATCAAGGTGTCGAGGCCGATGAATCCGGTGTCTTTGAAAAGGACTGGAACCTGATCGCCCTCAAATCCACCATCAGCTTCTAATTCAGCCAGCAGAAAGACTTCCAACCATGAAAACCATGCAAGATTTTCAACGACTCGTACTCGTGCTGGCACTGGCATTGTTCGGGTGTTCGATCCTGATGCAACAAGCCAACGCCGATGTGGTGCTGGTGGCACATCCGGATATTCCCGATGCATCACTCAGTGCAGCAGACATCGAGAACCTGTTTCTCGGTAAACGCAAAACTCTGCCCAGCGGAGAGAGCGTCAAAGTTGTTACCCTCAAGAGCGGTGATGCGCACGATGCTTTTCTCAGTGCCTATGTCAACCGCTCGGCCAGCCAATTCTCAGCCTTTTGGAAACGGAAGATTGTCGATGGCACTGGCATTCCACCCAAGTCCTTCGATTCGGAGGCAGAGCTGATCGCCCACGTGAAAGCCAATAGCGGTACGCTTGGCTACGTGTCCAACAGCACTCCCGCCGATGGAGTGAAGGTGATTCCTGTAGAATAGGTGTTTTCACCACAACCCGCTTGAACCATGAAAATTCTTCCTCAGCGCATCTCCACCAAGATTTGGAGCATCGTCGCCGTCTTTGTAGTGTCCCTGATGGGCATCATGGCGCAGTCCTTCCTGGTGAAGGGTGACCTGCAGCAACAATTGCAGCGTTTCTCCCACAACAGCAATATCGCCAATGTAGAGGGTCGCACACTTGTGGCGCAAATCGATGCGCAACTCAAGGCCTATGAAGATGCCGTGGTCAGCGGGGAAAGTGATCTCATTGTGGGCGCAAGTCGCTCCGCAGGTGAATC
Above is a genomic segment from Puniceicoccaceae bacterium containing:
- a CDS encoding DEAD/DEAH box helicase; this translates as MKVELNRDVLVDLAGWSVLKEARVLHEAGRVKHFEWQDKLLKGEVAGAGTSFFPRLNLRSLTFAENRCNCATGRRGSVCAHAIALCLASMETPTQAEPTEMTAQASEGGEGSTPKPHSVQSLVLSESKGISARFRILLPPNLARAAPQDRIAVRIEFELASGVTCLLQQIDRGKAYQLAVWDQALAGMVESLCGGKLHSMLQLTRAQLRDLLSCVAGQPVVAWLKEREQAIPWKGDELDGVHLHLREPREAGSESRVQHGPGMQSAVAPSTASGNARRTDRLNRSTAGLQRVQVDGSPHFLAVTLPSREDPSYSEIHALLQAWRFRLEPSNGKWWLRDRHHVLNFLAEHWERFRTAFQAQFSSNFSERLRNVRFLEMTAEVIELGNGVELRITASEGISEASLRQQLARGRCYLESDANVWLLQPERLKQLELLVKRLTGDPAAESIIGFAVRGGNSDACDWQALLEDSGLNYAAPEQWTSRSAAIRNLSKLEEAPVPGQLYDRLRLYQKIGVAWMHHLYRHQLGGILADEMGLGKTIQAIALLSVIASQESAAPALVVCPAGLVGNWMRELRQFAPWLRTACHHGAARSATTDGWTAPYDVVVTSYSTLAIDRAGFAGVNWSIVIGDEAQHIKNRRTQHARSLKQLRCDGRFLLTGTPIENSVDDLFSLFEFLMPGYLNSTANPRGKSADRQWHMERMRERCAHYILRRTKTQVAPELPEKLEQVLYCDMEPEQRSLYDRIRKSSSQTLDRLQMGGVSQGQLKMAAFTELLRLRQVCADPRLVDASLDASMSCKLAAFRELLQESIDGGHRMLVFSQFVSALQLLKQELEQLDLPYAYIDGSTRDRLAEADRFNADSRIPVFLISLKAGGTGLNLTGADVVVHFDPWWNPAVEAQATDRAHRIGQTRTVTAIRLIVSGTVEEKVQLMQQEKRGLLDALFDESASLSARLRFEDIQSLLED